The following coding sequences are from one Lolium rigidum isolate FL_2022 chromosome 6, APGP_CSIRO_Lrig_0.1, whole genome shotgun sequence window:
- the LOC124662796 gene encoding transcription factor PCL1-like has product MLSPRIIRPQPRHGTASAGSSSSRRHMVDAASARGGGVPEWEVGLPSAAELTPVSQPLIPPLLAAAFGIGPADAFTLPPPLDARFLHDSPTSHLSSSRFDDDAYHDNSSDDEEGEGETEDAAAAGGGRGEKKARMVWTPSLHHRFVEAVDRLGEKGAVPKAIVRLMNVDGLTRENVASHLQKYRLYLKRSRAHGGVATATATQ; this is encoded by the coding sequence ATGCTATCCCCTCGCATCATCCGGCCCCAGCCGCGCCACGGCACGGCCTccgccggctcctcctcgtcGCGGCGCCACATGGTGGACGCCGccagcgcgcgcggcggcggcgtgcccGAGTGGGAGGTCGGCCTCCCCTCGGCCGCCGAGCTGACGCCGGTCTCGCAGCCGCTCATCCCGCCGTTGCTCGCCGCGGCCTTCGGGATCGGCCCCGCGGACGCGTTCACGCTCCCACCCCCACTCGACGCCCGCTTTCTCCACGACTCCCCGACTTCCCACCTCTCCTCCTCCCGGTTCGACGACGACGCCTACCACGACAACTCCTCCGACGACGAGGAGGGGGAGGGCGAGaccgaggacgccgccgccgccggcggcggccgcggcgagaAGAAGGCGCGGATGGTGTGGACGCCCTCGCTGCACCACCGCTTCGTCGAGGCCGTCGACCGCCTCGGCGAGAAGGGCGCCGTGCCCAAGGCCATCGTGCGCCTCATGAACGTCGACGGCCTCACCCGGGAGAACGTCGCCAGCCACCTCCAGAAGTACCGCCTCTACCTCAAGCGCTCGCGCGCCCACGGcggcgtcgccaccgccaccgccacgcaG
- the LOC124666650 gene encoding pumilio homolog 2-like isoform X2 → MHEEMGGVGEDDEFEALLRGGGGGGGARRRGEEASVPERGLSMFRSGSAPPTIEGSLNAISGLRLGGGEATRAAAAAVPDAEELNGHGGLLSEEELRADPAYLSYYYSHANLNPRLPPPVLTKEDWRSTQRLKAGVVGGIGDRRKTVQEEAAPGMSLFPQNPGFDRDGDARKAAGGAGEWVDRGGDGLIGISLGRQRSFADMLQDNLGHRTPTSEHPSRATSRSSFLDNQEPLNYSENQYSMHNDTLDARHSVGNAQSVSGFSNINASASQTFASVLGSSASRNATPDPHYVPRVPSPGLPPVGVRVGSNDKRLNGSSSSFNTVSSKALEPDDILTALSSMNLSKGGTLNDNNNISQPTFQREISDHRNFSLAPQVAQVNNRQHSVMLEAGAEYLDLRNPTDTQFDGHGEMQRSSTLSARSYQKSPPSSNATPGGSPAQHQNLDGMNPAFLNYGLGGYPLNPGFNSAMMNYMGSGSMSPVFESAAAASAIGSLGPDSRNFGNNILSPPTLSLSDLHNIGRSNNQTVSGLQSPLSDPFYAQYLKAAQYTAQGAASFSDPSLERGFMASSYADLTPVQKAYVEALLQQKQYGMPVLGKSAVSNQGYYGNSAFGMGMTYPGSPLGSPVASPSGPGSPFRLGERNPRFPTNMRSLSGWNADPSGYMNDNFPSSLLDEFKSNKARSFDLAEIAGNVVEFSADQYGSRFIQQKLETATVEEKNMVFEEIMPHALSLMTDVFGNYVVQKFFEHGSSSQRRELADQLFGHVLALSLQMYGCRVIQKAIEVVDLDQKTKMVTELDGHIMRCVRDQNGNHVIQKCIECIPEDSVQFIISTFYGQVVPLSTHPYGCRVIQRVLEHCTDPKTQQIVMDEILQSVCMLAQDQYGNYVVQHVMQHGKPDERSFIIEKLAGQIIQMSQQKFASNVIEKCLTFGGPSEREVIINEMLGTTDENEPLQAMMKDQFGNYVVQKVLETCDDQQRELILSRIKVHLNALKKYTYGKHIVARVEKLVAAGERRIGLQSQYPS, encoded by the exons ATGCACGAGGAGATGGGCGGCGTGGGAGAGGACGACGAGTTTGAGGCGctgctccgcggcggcggcggcggcggcggagcgcgtCGGCGAGGCGAGGAGGCCAGCGTTCCGGAGCGGGGGCTCAGCATGTTCCGGAGCGGGTCGGCGCCGCCGACCATAGAGGGTTCGCTGAACGCCATCAGCGGCCTTcgcctcggcggcggcgaggcgacccgggccgccgccgccgccgttcctgATGCCGAGGAGTTGAACGGGCATGGTGGACTCCTgtcggaggaggagctccgggcTGACCCTGCCTACCTGTCGTACTACTACTCGCACGCCAATCTTAACCCCAGGCTGCCGCCGCCGGTCCTAACGAAGGAGGACTGGCGGTCAACACAGCGGCTCAAGGCAGGGGTGGTCGGTGGGATTGGGGACCGGAGGAAGACGGTGCAGGAGGAGGCTGCACCGGGGATGTCGCTGTTCCCGCAGAATCCTGGTTTTGATCGGGATGGCGATGCGAGGAAGGCTGCCGGCGGTGCTGGAGAGTGGGTGGATAGAGGAGGTGATGGGCTCATTGGCATATCATTAGGACGGCAACGCAGCTTTGCTGACATGCTTCAG GATAACCTTGGTCACAGAACACCTACTTCAGAGCACCCCTCTCGTGCAACCAGTCGCAGTTCATTTCTTGACAACCAGGAGCCACTTAATTATTCGGAGAACCAATACTCTATGCATAATGACACTTTGGATGCACGTCACTCTGTTGGAAATGCGCAAAGTGTCAGTGGCTTTTCCAATATTAATGCATCTGCATCTCAAACTTTTGCTTCTGTTCTGGGTTCATCGGCTTCAAGGAATGCTACACCAGATCCTCATTATGTCCCTAGGGTTCCTAGCCCTGGCCTTCCACCTGTTGGTGTTAGGGTTGGTTCTAATGACAAGAGACTGAATGGCTCGTCATCATCGTTCAACACAGTTTCCTCAAAAGCGCTTGAGCCTGATGATATCTTAACTGCACTATCTAGCATGAACTTATCTAAAGGTGGTACTCTGAATGACAATAACAACATTAGCCAACCAACGTTTCAGAGAGAGATAAGCGATCACCGTAATTTTTCTCTTGCCCCGCAAGTTGCTCAAGTCAACAATAGGCAACATTCTGTTATGTTGGAAGCGGGGGCTGAATATTTGG ACTTAAGAAATCCCACTGACACACAATTTGATGGACATGGGGAGATGCAGAGGTCTTCTACTCTTTCTGCTCGCTCATATCAGAAGTCACCACCATCTTCTAATGCAACTCCAGGTGGTTCTCCTGCTCAACATCAGAATCTTGATGGAATGAATCCAGCATTTTTGAACTATGGGCTTGGTGGATATCCACTCAATCCGGGTTTCAACTCTGCGATGATGAATTATATGGGTTCAGGTAGCATGTCTCCTGTGTTTGAAAgtgctgctgctgcatctgctATAGGCTCACTTGGGCCAGATTCAAGAAACTTTGGTAACAATATTCTATCGCCACCTACCTTAAGTCTATCAGATCTGCATAACATTGGTAGATCCAATAATCAAACTGTCAGTGGTCTTCAGTCGCCTCTCTCTGATCCGTTTTATGCACAGTACTTGAAGGCAGCTCAATATACAGCGCAGGGAGCAGCCAGCTTCAGTGATCCTTCCTTGGAAAGAGGTTTCATGGCTAGTTCATATGCTGATCTAACACCAGTTCAGAAAGCCTATGTTGAAGCTTTACTTCAGCAGAAGCAATATGGAATGCCAGTTCTAGGTAAATCAGCAGTCTCAAATCAGGGTTATTATGGCAATTCGGCTTTTGGCATGGGCATGACGTACCCTGGAAGCCCTTTGGGAAGTCCTGTTGCTTCCCCATCAGGTCCTGGTAGTCCATTTAGGCTTGGTGAGCGGAACCCGAGGTTTCCTACTAACATGAGAAGCTTGAGTGGTTGGAACGCTGATCCTAGTGGCTACATGAATGACAACTTTCCTTCTTCTCTTTTGGATGAATTCAAAAGCAATAAGGCCAGAAGTTTTGACCTTGCTGAGATTGCTGGGAATGTGGTTGAGTTCAG TGCTGACCAATATGGAAGTCGTTTCATACAGCAGAAACTGGAAACTGCGACAGTTGAGGAAAAGAACATGGTTTTTGAGGAGATCATGCCTCATGCTCTCTCATTGATGACTGATGTCTTTGGGAACTATGTAGTGCAGAAG TTTTTTGAGCATGGGAGCTCCTCACAACGCAGGGAGTTGGCTGATCAACTGTTCGGACATGTACTAGCTCTCAGCCTTCAGATGTATGGCTGTCGAGTTATCCAAAAG GCAATAGAGGTGGTTGACCTAGACCAGAAGACAAAAATGGTTACTGAGCTTGATGGTCATATCATGAGATGCGTGCGTGATCAAAATGGAAACCATGTTATCCAGAAATGTATTGAATGTATACCAGAAGATTCGGTTCAGTTTATTATCTCGACATTCTACGGTCAAGTTGTTCCACTGTCCACTCACCCCTATGGCTGCAGAGTCATACAG AGAGTGCTGGAGCATTGCACTGATCCAAAAACACAGCAAATTGTAATGGATGAAATATTGCAATCTGTATGCATGTTAGCACAAGACCAATATGGAAATTATGTTGTCCAG CATGTTATGCAGCACGGGAAGCCTGATGAGCGATCTTTCATTATTGAAAAATTAGCTGGACAGATCATTCAAATGAGCCAACAGAAATTTGCCTCAAATGTTATTGAGAAGTGTTTAACATTCGGAGGCCCTTCAGAGCGGGAGGTTATCATAAACGAAATGCTTGGAACTACTGATGAAAATGAACCTCTCCAG GCCATGATGAAGGATCAGTTTGGTAACTATGTTGTACAGAAAGTACTAGAGACTTGTGATGATCAGCAGAGAGAGTTGATTCTTTCACGAATAAAAGTTCACCTAAATGCGCTGAAGAAATATACATATGGGAAGCACATCGTTGCTCGAGTAGAAAAACTTGTTGCTGCTGGTG AGAGGAGGATTGGACTTCAGTCACAGTATCCTTCGTAG
- the LOC124666650 gene encoding pumilio homolog 2-like isoform X1: MHEEMGGVGEDDEFEALLRGGGGGGGARRRGEEASVPERGLSMFRSGSAPPTIEGSLNAISGLRLGGGEATRAAAAAVPDAEELNGHGGLLSEEELRADPAYLSYYYSHANLNPRLPPPVLTKEDWRSTQRLKAGVVGGIGDRRKTVQEEAAPGMSLFPQNPGFDRDGDARKAAGGAGEWVDRGGDGLIGISLGRQRSFADMLQDNLGHRTPTSEHPSRATSRSSFLDNQEPLNYSENQYSMHNDTLDARHSVGNAQSVSGFSNINASASQTFASVLGSSASRNATPDPHYVPRVPSPGLPPVGVRVGSNDKRLNGSSSSFNTVSSKALEPDDILTALSSMNLSKGGTLNDNNNISQPTFQREISDHRNFSLAPQVAQVNNRQHSVMLEAGAEYLGIPSISQPSNSSFADVNTNATNLADLRNPTDTQFDGHGEMQRSSTLSARSYQKSPPSSNATPGGSPAQHQNLDGMNPAFLNYGLGGYPLNPGFNSAMMNYMGSGSMSPVFESAAAASAIGSLGPDSRNFGNNILSPPTLSLSDLHNIGRSNNQTVSGLQSPLSDPFYAQYLKAAQYTAQGAASFSDPSLERGFMASSYADLTPVQKAYVEALLQQKQYGMPVLGKSAVSNQGYYGNSAFGMGMTYPGSPLGSPVASPSGPGSPFRLGERNPRFPTNMRSLSGWNADPSGYMNDNFPSSLLDEFKSNKARSFDLAEIAGNVVEFSADQYGSRFIQQKLETATVEEKNMVFEEIMPHALSLMTDVFGNYVVQKFFEHGSSSQRRELADQLFGHVLALSLQMYGCRVIQKAIEVVDLDQKTKMVTELDGHIMRCVRDQNGNHVIQKCIECIPEDSVQFIISTFYGQVVPLSTHPYGCRVIQRVLEHCTDPKTQQIVMDEILQSVCMLAQDQYGNYVVQHVMQHGKPDERSFIIEKLAGQIIQMSQQKFASNVIEKCLTFGGPSEREVIINEMLGTTDENEPLQAMMKDQFGNYVVQKVLETCDDQQRELILSRIKVHLNALKKYTYGKHIVARVEKLVAAGERRIGLQSQYPS, translated from the exons ATGCACGAGGAGATGGGCGGCGTGGGAGAGGACGACGAGTTTGAGGCGctgctccgcggcggcggcggcggcggcggagcgcgtCGGCGAGGCGAGGAGGCCAGCGTTCCGGAGCGGGGGCTCAGCATGTTCCGGAGCGGGTCGGCGCCGCCGACCATAGAGGGTTCGCTGAACGCCATCAGCGGCCTTcgcctcggcggcggcgaggcgacccgggccgccgccgccgccgttcctgATGCCGAGGAGTTGAACGGGCATGGTGGACTCCTgtcggaggaggagctccgggcTGACCCTGCCTACCTGTCGTACTACTACTCGCACGCCAATCTTAACCCCAGGCTGCCGCCGCCGGTCCTAACGAAGGAGGACTGGCGGTCAACACAGCGGCTCAAGGCAGGGGTGGTCGGTGGGATTGGGGACCGGAGGAAGACGGTGCAGGAGGAGGCTGCACCGGGGATGTCGCTGTTCCCGCAGAATCCTGGTTTTGATCGGGATGGCGATGCGAGGAAGGCTGCCGGCGGTGCTGGAGAGTGGGTGGATAGAGGAGGTGATGGGCTCATTGGCATATCATTAGGACGGCAACGCAGCTTTGCTGACATGCTTCAG GATAACCTTGGTCACAGAACACCTACTTCAGAGCACCCCTCTCGTGCAACCAGTCGCAGTTCATTTCTTGACAACCAGGAGCCACTTAATTATTCGGAGAACCAATACTCTATGCATAATGACACTTTGGATGCACGTCACTCTGTTGGAAATGCGCAAAGTGTCAGTGGCTTTTCCAATATTAATGCATCTGCATCTCAAACTTTTGCTTCTGTTCTGGGTTCATCGGCTTCAAGGAATGCTACACCAGATCCTCATTATGTCCCTAGGGTTCCTAGCCCTGGCCTTCCACCTGTTGGTGTTAGGGTTGGTTCTAATGACAAGAGACTGAATGGCTCGTCATCATCGTTCAACACAGTTTCCTCAAAAGCGCTTGAGCCTGATGATATCTTAACTGCACTATCTAGCATGAACTTATCTAAAGGTGGTACTCTGAATGACAATAACAACATTAGCCAACCAACGTTTCAGAGAGAGATAAGCGATCACCGTAATTTTTCTCTTGCCCCGCAAGTTGCTCAAGTCAACAATAGGCAACATTCTGTTATGTTGGAAGCGGGGGCTGAATATTTGGGTATACCATCAATTTCACAACCATCAAATTCTTCATTTGCTGATGTTAATACTAATGCCACTAATCTAGCAGACTTAAGAAATCCCACTGACACACAATTTGATGGACATGGGGAGATGCAGAGGTCTTCTACTCTTTCTGCTCGCTCATATCAGAAGTCACCACCATCTTCTAATGCAACTCCAGGTGGTTCTCCTGCTCAACATCAGAATCTTGATGGAATGAATCCAGCATTTTTGAACTATGGGCTTGGTGGATATCCACTCAATCCGGGTTTCAACTCTGCGATGATGAATTATATGGGTTCAGGTAGCATGTCTCCTGTGTTTGAAAgtgctgctgctgcatctgctATAGGCTCACTTGGGCCAGATTCAAGAAACTTTGGTAACAATATTCTATCGCCACCTACCTTAAGTCTATCAGATCTGCATAACATTGGTAGATCCAATAATCAAACTGTCAGTGGTCTTCAGTCGCCTCTCTCTGATCCGTTTTATGCACAGTACTTGAAGGCAGCTCAATATACAGCGCAGGGAGCAGCCAGCTTCAGTGATCCTTCCTTGGAAAGAGGTTTCATGGCTAGTTCATATGCTGATCTAACACCAGTTCAGAAAGCCTATGTTGAAGCTTTACTTCAGCAGAAGCAATATGGAATGCCAGTTCTAGGTAAATCAGCAGTCTCAAATCAGGGTTATTATGGCAATTCGGCTTTTGGCATGGGCATGACGTACCCTGGAAGCCCTTTGGGAAGTCCTGTTGCTTCCCCATCAGGTCCTGGTAGTCCATTTAGGCTTGGTGAGCGGAACCCGAGGTTTCCTACTAACATGAGAAGCTTGAGTGGTTGGAACGCTGATCCTAGTGGCTACATGAATGACAACTTTCCTTCTTCTCTTTTGGATGAATTCAAAAGCAATAAGGCCAGAAGTTTTGACCTTGCTGAGATTGCTGGGAATGTGGTTGAGTTCAG TGCTGACCAATATGGAAGTCGTTTCATACAGCAGAAACTGGAAACTGCGACAGTTGAGGAAAAGAACATGGTTTTTGAGGAGATCATGCCTCATGCTCTCTCATTGATGACTGATGTCTTTGGGAACTATGTAGTGCAGAAG TTTTTTGAGCATGGGAGCTCCTCACAACGCAGGGAGTTGGCTGATCAACTGTTCGGACATGTACTAGCTCTCAGCCTTCAGATGTATGGCTGTCGAGTTATCCAAAAG GCAATAGAGGTGGTTGACCTAGACCAGAAGACAAAAATGGTTACTGAGCTTGATGGTCATATCATGAGATGCGTGCGTGATCAAAATGGAAACCATGTTATCCAGAAATGTATTGAATGTATACCAGAAGATTCGGTTCAGTTTATTATCTCGACATTCTACGGTCAAGTTGTTCCACTGTCCACTCACCCCTATGGCTGCAGAGTCATACAG AGAGTGCTGGAGCATTGCACTGATCCAAAAACACAGCAAATTGTAATGGATGAAATATTGCAATCTGTATGCATGTTAGCACAAGACCAATATGGAAATTATGTTGTCCAG CATGTTATGCAGCACGGGAAGCCTGATGAGCGATCTTTCATTATTGAAAAATTAGCTGGACAGATCATTCAAATGAGCCAACAGAAATTTGCCTCAAATGTTATTGAGAAGTGTTTAACATTCGGAGGCCCTTCAGAGCGGGAGGTTATCATAAACGAAATGCTTGGAACTACTGATGAAAATGAACCTCTCCAG GCCATGATGAAGGATCAGTTTGGTAACTATGTTGTACAGAAAGTACTAGAGACTTGTGATGATCAGCAGAGAGAGTTGATTCTTTCACGAATAAAAGTTCACCTAAATGCGCTGAAGAAATATACATATGGGAAGCACATCGTTGCTCGAGTAGAAAAACTTGTTGCTGCTGGTG AGAGGAGGATTGGACTTCAGTCACAGTATCCTTCGTAG
- the LOC124661656 gene encoding uncharacterized protein LOC124661656 isoform X1: MEPGRLHVLHVGISFHPLSISTHIHGEVTGIPIPSRNLILQTEFKVLWPIEGTNVTSAGMYEMHLLLVNQHNYLLLALPFNISRGVGSAAGNEDDAEETFYSLCNESDLEEKNARDAFSQKALNQQKLHGRN; encoded by the exons ATGGAGCCCGGCCGCCTCCATGTGCTCCATGTGGGAATTTCTTTCCACCCCCTTTCTATTTCAACCCATATCCATGGAGAAGTCACAGGAATCCCAATCCCCTCAAGAAATCTAATCCTCCAAACTGAATTTAAG GTGCTGTGGCCGATTGAAGGCACCAATGTCACATCTGCTGGTATGTACGAGATGCATTTGCTTTTAGTAAACCAACACAATTATCTCCTTTTAGCATTGCCCTTCAACATCTCTAGAGGGGTTGGTAGTGCAG CTGGCAACGAAGATGACGCTGAG GAAACATTTTATTCCTTGTGTAATGAAAGTGATTTAGAGGAGAAAAATGCCAGGGATGCATTCTCACAGAAAGCACTGAATCAGCAGAAGTTG CATGGTAGAAACTGA
- the LOC124661656 gene encoding uncharacterized protein LOC124661656 isoform X2 — MEPGRLHVLHVGISFHPLSISTHIHGEVTGIPIPSRNLILQTEFKVLWPIEGTNVTSAAGNEDDAEETFYSLCNESDLEEKNARDAFSQKALNQQKLHGRN, encoded by the exons ATGGAGCCCGGCCGCCTCCATGTGCTCCATGTGGGAATTTCTTTCCACCCCCTTTCTATTTCAACCCATATCCATGGAGAAGTCACAGGAATCCCAATCCCCTCAAGAAATCTAATCCTCCAAACTGAATTTAAG GTGCTGTGGCCGATTGAAGGCACCAATGTCACATCTGCTG CTGGCAACGAAGATGACGCTGAG GAAACATTTTATTCCTTGTGTAATGAAAGTGATTTAGAGGAGAAAAATGCCAGGGATGCATTCTCACAGAAAGCACTGAATCAGCAGAAGTTG CATGGTAGAAACTGA